The genomic DNA CAAAGCCAGTTTTTCGTTCTTATAGATCCTGCACGAGTTCAGAACCAATACCCACGTGATCTCATCGGGATCGTAGGGCATCTGAGACATCAACTCCTCCGCCTCATCAAACCTCCCTGCCCTGAAAAGCACATCAAGCGCGCAAGCATAGTGTTCTCTCTTGACGATGTGCTTATAGTCTCTATTCATCATATCGAAGTACTTCAGCCCTTCTTCGACGAGCCCTGAGTGGCTGCAAGCGGAGAGAACATTTAGGAAGCTTATGGAATCTGGGACATACCCCAACTGGACCATCTCCTCAAATGCACTGATAGTGGCCTTCCCATCCCCGTGGGCATAAGCGGTGAGCATGGCATTCCATGAGATGATATTTCGCGTCGGCATCTGGTCAAAAGTCTTAATGGCTTCTTTCATCAACCCACACTTTGCATACACATCAAGGAGGGCGCTTCCCGCATAGACATTCGACAAAAAGCCCGACTTAACAAGGCATGAGTGGAGCTGGTTCCCCAGTAAGGCAGAGGCAAGACTTGCGCAGGCTTTGAGGACGCTCGCAAAGGTGGCTTGGTCAGGGCCCACATCATCTCGATTCATCTTGACGAACAGCTTCAGGGCCTCTTCGTGCAATCCATTTTGGACATAAGCTGAGATCAAGGCCGTCCATGGAACAGAATTCTTATAAGGTAAGTtagtaaataaaatttctgCCTCGTTGAATTTCCCACATTTTGCATACATGTCAATGAGAGCATTTTCAACCTGCAATTCTGAATCAGCCGTGGTAACAATGGTCTGCGAGTGGATTTGACGGCCCATTTCTAAGTCACAAGTGTTTGCAGCTAAGCTCAGCAAGGGAGCGAATGGAAAATGCCGACCGCCATATCTTGTCGACTGAAGTCCGCGAAATATTTCTTTACAGGCTCTTACTTCCCCAACCCAAGCATAGCCTGCGATCAGTATATTGTAAGAAACATCATCTATTTCCGGCATCTCTTCAAAAAGCTTCCTTGCGTCTCTTATTTGGTCATGTTTCGAGTAGAAGTCGAGCAACGCATTCCCCAGAAACACATTCTGTAGGAAATTCATCTTAATAACGATACCATGTATATGTTGCCCAAAAGCCAATTCACCCAACCCAGAACCAGCTGCTAAAACCGAGGCAAAAGTAAACTCCGAAGGCCTGCAACCCGATTTTAGCAATTTCATGAAGAGTCTAATCGCTTCCTTGAAGAGCCCTTCATTTGAGTACCCTGTTATCAATGCATTGAAGGAGACCGCATCCCTCCCAGGCATCTCCTTGAACAGCTGCCTTGCTAAATCAACATGACCCACCTTGCAGTACGTGTCCAACAGCGAGTTGCCGACTATCTGAACCGAACCGAACCCCAGTTTAACAACCAACCCGTGGACTTGAACCAGGTGGCACGCTGCACCGGCACTGTTGAACCCCGAGAGCAGTGTCGCAAAAGTCACATAATCAGGGCCCATGCCGCTTCGCAGCATCTCCGTGAAGAGCTCGAACGCCTCATCGGCCCTATCATGGTGCGAGTACCCACCGATCATGATGGTCCACGTCACGGCCGTCCGCTCATCCATGCTATCAAACAGCGCTCTGGCGCTCGCAAGATCCCCAGCCTTGGCGTACCCAGAGATCATCACGTTGATAGACACGGTGTTCTTGTTGCGCATTCCGTCGAACACCTGCCGAGCGCCTGTGAGGTCGCCCCTCGCGAGCATATTGCTGATCCGGAAGTTGGAGCTGCAGGTTctggggtcgaagcccgtcTTGATGATCCGGGCGTCGACGGGAGGATCGACGTCGGCATGGCGGGAGGCTCGCAGAGAACAGCAGGTCGAGAGgagtcttcttcctctgctcCACAGTTTCATAGACGGGGCCGATTCAAAGCTTTCAAAGCCCCCCGCTTTGTATGGTTTTTAAATAAATCATTTTACCCTTCCCAACTCAATTCTACTccttaaaatttaatattataatcattacaattttaccattttctctatttaataacaattttcactcatttcctaattatttttaataataaatttcatatatactttCACATCTCTATATACATACACGTATATATTCTCCtctattcatatatttattaatactTACAATCATTACACTATTTGTTGAATCGTGATCGAACTCGAAAATCAAAGGCAAGCTCAGGTATCAAACATCCAAATATTTAACTTTTCAcccgaaaaaggaaaatcaaaatttgtatATGAAAAAGCCCGCGGCGGCAGTGTTTGGTTGAGAGCTTACACTATTCTTTGCGCTGGGGATGGATAGTGAAACCGGGTTCAGAACTGTGTTGAAGCTTTGAGGGGACCGAGCAAATGACCCTGCTTAATCTTGACTAAATTCCTGTCAAAATCGGGGTTTCTCTCTATATGAAACTCATTTTTCACATTTGATTTagacaataattttttttttaattattatcgcAAAAAGAACAGTTACATTCGTTGGTATTTACATATGATTCCCATGTCCAACCAACCATAACATTCTGCATACTATGAATCGTGTCACTAATTGATATAGGCTGTTCCTTTGATGTTGCATTCGTTGCTCTCTTCAGCACAGGAATACAGATGATGCTCTAAACGCATGACGATTGCTCATACAATCAAGAGGCGAATAGGATTGCCAAGCCGATCTTATCGCTGTTAAGTTGTTTCTCTTTTCCGTCACTCCATGAGGGACATCGAGTCATTCGGTATGTAACTCAACATTAATGTTATTTCGTTGCATTTTTCATTTCCATTCACTCAAGACACATCTATATGTTCACTTAACATCCATGTTTAGTAGATCAGATCCATCTACCAGTTTTAAGTTCGTAACATCGCAGTTCGGAAGCAATAATCTATAAATCAAACACCGGACCCAACCAAACTCGCAAGAGAATCACCTGAGCTAAGCTACAATCAGAATATTGCACATGCTGCGTATTGTTCAACACTCCCGGGAATGATTATCTCCTGATTTCCTCAAAA from Punica granatum isolate Tunisia-2019 chromosome 2, ASM765513v2, whole genome shotgun sequence includes the following:
- the LOC116195157 gene encoding putative pentatricopeptide repeat-containing protein At2g01510; translated protein: MKLWSRGRRLLSTCCSLRASRHADVDPPVDARIIKTGFDPRTCSSNFRISNMLARGDLTGARQVFDGMRNKNTVSINVMISGYAKAGDLASARALFDSMDERTAVTWTIMIGGYSHHDRADEAFELFTEMLRSGMGPDYVTFATLLSGFNSAGAACHLVQVHGLVVKLGFGSVQIVGNSLLDTYCKVGHVDLARQLFKEMPGRDAVSFNALITGYSNEGLFKEAIRLFMKLLKSGCRPSEFTFASVLAAGSGLGELAFGQHIHGIVIKMNFLQNVFLGNALLDFYSKHDQIRDARKLFEEMPEIDDVSYNILIAGYAWVGEVRACKEIFRGLQSTRYGGRHFPFAPLLSLAANTCDLEMGRQIHSQTIVTTADSELQVENALIDMYAKCGKFNEAEILFTNLPYKNSVPWTALISAYVQNGLHEEALKLFVKMNRDDVGPDQATFASVLKACASLASALLGNQLHSCLVKSGFLSNVYAGSALLDVYAKCGLMKEAIKTFDQMPTRNIISWNAMLTAYAHGDGKATISAFEEMVQLGYVPDSISFLNVLSACSHSGLVEEGLKYFDMMNRDYKHIVKREHYACALDVLFRAGRFDEAEELMSQMPYDPDEITWVLVLNSCRIYKNEKLALKAEAALFKMEGLRDAGPHVNLSNIYAAAGRWDDVARVKKAQRERGIKKILACSWVEVKHRTHVFAANDNNHPEIWQIRRKLDELGEKMEQEGYKPDPSCTLHNVDEEIRIASLKYHSERLAIAYALISTPEGSPIVVVKNLRTCTDCHAAIKVMSKVVAREITVRDTSRFHHFSHGVCSCMDYW